Genomic DNA from Haloplanus sp. HW8-1:
CCAGTTTCACCCCTATCCGTAGGGGCCTACACGCCGAACGTCGCCCGGAGCATGTCGCGGGTGCCGGGACCCAGCCCCACCGCGAGGATGGCGATCAGCAACAGGATGGTGTACTGCGGGCTCTCCTCGAAGATCTCGGCGTCGAACAGCCAGACGACGAGCGTCGCGGCGACGAGTTTCACGACGAGGAAAGGCCAGGTGTCGCCGGTGATCGCGAGGACGGACGCCGGAAGGGTCGAGGCGGTGATGTCGACGATGGCGCGGTTGATCGGATGCTTGGGAACCAGGTTGGGGCCGGCGCCGAGTGCGACCATCCAGTCCAGGCCGACGACGTTCGCGACGCCGTCGATGGCGTGTCCCCAGATGACGACGAGGCCGAGGCGACCGGTACCCGCGTTGACGTCGGGGGCGTATCGCTCGATCAGCCACCAGGTCCCGCCGGCCGCCGCCGTCGCGCCCGCCAGGGTGACCACGAGCACCTGGGGGTGGAAGGTCCCCGGGCCCTCGGGCGCGACGGCGCTCCAGAGGAGGAAGGCAAGCGTTGCGGCGAGGACGGCGACGCCGGCGGCGGCCAGCGGGCGGGTGTATCGTTCGACGACGTCGCGGCGCGCCAGGGCTACACTCCCGAGGAGCGCGAATAGCGTCACCGCGAAGACGGTGAAGTAGATGATTGGACTGATGATGAGCGTGTTCAGCGGGTAGGTGACGAGACTCTCGGCGCCGGCGGTGTCGGTCGCGTCTTCGACCACCCGGAGCGCCCCGCCGAAGAAAACGAAAGGGATGAGTGCGAAAAAGAGGTCGCGGTCGGAGCCGACCGCGAGTCGCCGCAGTAGGAAGACGAGTCCGGAGAGCGCGATCAGCAGGATCACGACGTACCCAACCTCCGAGACGAGCGTGTATCCCGGGTAGGCGACGGGTTCGGCCGCGGCCCGGCACGCACTCGCGTCGTAGAGATAGCGGGTAGCGCCTCCCTCGCGGACGGCACAGACGGCGGCGTTGGCGTCGGCCTGCACCGGTCCCCAGAAGTAGTGCCAGACGAAGCCGTCGTAGACGGCGCGTGGGAAGGCGAGCGACCCGGCGATCAGCGCGCCAAGCAGCGTCAGCACGGAGCCGAGCCAGAGTCGAGCCGGTTCGACGCCGAGACGTTCCGCGACGGTGGCCATACCGGAATCCCGACGGCGTAGCGTTTCAGGATTGTGGTTGTCGGTCGAGACTCAGGTGGTCGACGTCGAGTCCGCCCCTCGTTCAAAGTCCGCAACGCTTTCGTCGGGACCCATCGCGTCGGCGAAGCCCTTCCCCCAGACCCAGGCCGCAGCGACCTGGGCGTAGAAGCCGACGAACACGCCGACGACGGGAACGAACCCGAGGAGTCCCGCCACGACGCTCGCCGCGAGGAGGAGGGCGACCCCGTAGAGCCACGGGACGGCGTAGGCGCCGTCGAGGGCGACGGCCCGAAGCACCGCGACGTCGAACGCTGCGCCGACCGTCCCCTCGCGGGCGTAGTTGGCGATGCCGATCGGCGTGACGTAGCCGAAGGCCAGGGCGAGGACCGCCGAGAGCGCGAGCCCTGCGAGCAGTCCGAACAGCCCGACGCCCACGCCGATCTCCGAGCCCGTGAGGAGAGCGAGCACCGCCCCGCCGACCGTCAGCGCCGCCACGAGCAAGGGGACGAACTGGTAGACGAGGACGAGGAGGACGGCGACGACCCCGTCACGAAGGAGCGTCCACCAGTCGTCGAAGGCGGGCGGCGCCGTTCCCTCGACCATCCCGTCCCGAAGGACACGGAGGAGGTAGCCGTACAGGAGGATGGCGGGGACGATCAGTACCGACAGCGCCGTCAACAGGCCGCCGACGAGGAGTGTCTTCGCCCAGTCGTCGCCGGCCATCGGATAGCGGACGAGCCGTTCGAGGTCGATGGCCATACGCACGCACGGACCCGCGGTGTGGTAACTCTTCGTACCGACAGTGACTACCCCGACCCGGCGGACTGGCCCGTCGCCGACAGCGCCTCGGTCAGGTCCGTCGTCGTCAGGATCCCCACCCCGTTGCCGTCGGCGTCGGTCACGGGCAGGTGGCTGATGTTCGTCTCGACCATCCGCCTGGCGACGGCCGAGAGCGGATCGTCGGGACCTGCCGTCTCCACCGTCGTCGTCATGTACTCCTCGACGGTCGCTTCGTCCGCCGCCCGGCCGTCTGCCACGACCTGCAGGGCGTCCGTCGAGGTGAAGATCCCCTCCGGACGACAGGCGTCCCCGACGACGACGAGGGATTTGACGCCCGCTTCGAGCATCCCCCGCGCCGCCTCGTCGACGGACGTCTCCGCGTCCAGCGTGAGCATCGGCGTGGTCATCGCGTCCGTGACCAGCGTGTCTGTCATGTGCTATTGTTGGACACGGATTCGCATAACGGTTGGCCCTCGTGTCCCGCCCGTCGACGTTCGGCGGACGGACCGCTCAGTACGTCGGGCGATCCTCGCGGACGCCGTCGCGGCGGTTGACCAGACGGGCGAAGGTGAAGAGGGCGTCCGAGAGGCGGTTCAGGTAGGCGATGGCCTCGGCGTTTACCGGATCGGTGCCCGCGAGGTCGACCGCCCGTCGCTCCGCCCGGCGGACGACGGTTCTGGCGTGGTGGAGTGCGGCGCCGGCCTCGCTCCCGGTCGGGAGAACGAACGACTCCAGCGGTTCGAGTTCCGCGTCGGCCTCGTCGATCCAGTCTTCTAGTTCGTCGACGTGGGCCTCGCGGACGACGGGGTCGTCGTCGTCCGGATCGGGGTTGGCGAAGTCCGCCTGCACGACGTGGAGGTGGTTCTGCACCCGTTCGAGGCGGTCGTCGACGTCGTCGTATCCCGTCGGACGGGTCGTCCCGATGAGGGCGTTGGCCTCGTCGACGGTGCCGTAGGCCTCGATGCGCGGACTCGTCTTGGAGACGCGGGACATGTCCCGCAGGTCGGTCATGCCCTCGTCGCCGCGACCGGTGTAGATCTTCATGCGAGGGTCCGCTCCACGTACTGCAGGATGTTGTCGCTCTCCGCCATGGTGACGCCGTGGTCGTCGTCGACGAGTACGGGAACGGCCCGTTGGCCGCTGATCCGTTTGACCTCGTTTCGATCGGAGTGGAGCGCCTCCACCCAGACCGTCTCGTACTCGACGTCGGTGGCCGTGAGCGCGTCGTGGACCGTCTCGCAGTGGGGGCAGCCGTCCAACGCGTAGAGCGTGATCGACATACCCTCCGTTCGGCCGCTGCGGGCAAGTAGCTTGGCCCGGCCGAGGCGCCCGTCGGACGGCACCCGGCATCGAACGCGTCGATCCCCATGTGGGCCACCACCGCATCGGCCGAATTGCTATCGCGACATACGATTTATCGAGTGGCGGAACCAGTATCTTCAATGTTGCCGGCGGTCGAGAGGGGACCATGAGTCTGGAGATGGCCTACGACTGCCCGGCGTGTGCGAACGACCGGTTCTGGCGGACCGCGAGCACGCGGCTCCACCTGGGCGAGAAGACGAAGTGGACCTGTACCGAGTGTGACTACGGACTGGTCAGGATCAACGGCATCGACAGCGCCGAACACGCCGACGTCTGACCGCAACGGGCCGCTATTCGATCTGTTCGCGGTACTCCTCGGCGGTCAGCAGGTCGTCGAACTCCTCGTCCGAACTCGGTTCGACCTCGAGCATCCAGCCGTCGCCGTACGGGTCCTGATTGAGGCGTTCCGGCGCGTCGAACAGTTCCTCGTTGACGTCGGTGACGGTGCCCGAGACGGGCGAGAGCAGATCCGAGACGGCCTTGATGCTCTCGACGACGCCGAACTCCTCGTCGGCGGTCACCTCGTCGCCGACCGCGGGGAGTTCGACGAACACCACGTCGCCGAGTTCGTCCTGTGCGAAGTCGGTGATACCGATCCGAACGCTGTCGCCGTCGGTCGTCGTCCACTCGTGCGATTCCAGATACCGTCGATCCGCGGGTACGTTGAAGCTCATCTGTCGAGGAATGGGGGACTCACTACGTTTGCCTGCTTCGGTTCGCCCCGGACGAGGACCCGAACCCGGGTCCCCGGGGGTGCCTCGTCGGTCGAGAGGTAGCCGAGACCGATGGGTTCGCCGAGGGTCGGACTCATCGTGCCGCTGGTGAGGTGTCCGAGGTGGTCGCCGTCGGCGTCGACGACCTCGTAGCCGTGCCGCGGGACGCCCCGTTCGAGCAACTTCACCCCGCGGAACCGCTCGTCGGCGCCCTCACGGTCGACACGTTCGAGGGCGTCCCGACCCACGAACTCCGTGTCGAGGTCGACCGTCCAGCCGACGCCGGCCTCGTACGGCGTTCGGGGTTCCTCCTCGGGGTCGAAGTCCTGCCCCGAGAGGAGAAAGCCCATCTCCAGGCGGAGCGTGTCGCGGGCACCGAGACCGCAGGGCTGGCAGTCGAACGCCTCCCACACCGTCTCGGCCTCGTCCCACGGACAGAGGAACTCGAAGCCGTCTTCACCGGTGTATCCGGTTCGTGAGACGAACGACCGAACGCCGGCGACGTCGAGGAAGGCGGCGCCGAACCGGTCGACGTCCCGCGTGCTGCCGTCCGTCGCCGCGGCGGCGAGATCCGGGGCGTCCGGCCCTTGGAGGGCTAGCATCGCCCACTCCTCGGTGGTGTTTCGGACCGACGCGTCGAGGTTCCACTCGTCGCGATGTTCGACCCAGCGGTCGTACATCTCGGCGTCGTGGCCCGCGTTCGGGACGAACAGATATCGGGGATCAGCCCCGTCGTCCGGGAACCGGAACACCACCGTGTCGTCGACGATGATGCCCTCCTCGTCGGTGATACACGCGTACTGGGTGTCGCCCGGATCGAGTTCGCCCACGTCGTTGGTGGTCAGTCGATTCATCAGCACCGGCGCGTCGGGGCCGGCCACCTCGATCTCGCCCATGTGCGAGACGTCGAAGAGTCCCGCCGACTCCCGGACTGCCGCGTGTTCGGTCCGGATGGAGTCGAACTCCACCGGCATCTCCCAGCCGCCGAATTCGGTGAACGACGCACCCGCCGCGGCGTGTGTCTCCCGCAGGGGTGGCTTCCGTAGGCCCATATCGACGCCACGTCGCCTCGGGACCTAATGCTTTTGTCCCCTGTCGAACGGGTAGTTATGAAGTAAATCGTATGTCGCGATATCAAACGATATGGTTTCAGTAGTTGAGACCGGTCGTCTCAATGCATATGGTTCTCTCTACGGATGCCTGCTAGGCGTGAATCAGTGAGTATTTGGCTCGAAACTATTCACGCCCCGGGATCAGATGTATCGAATCTTGTGGAATCACTACTTGTACCTCTGAGCCATTCTCAAGCGCTAGTCGTTCGAACGTCGGCGGACGAACATTCGCCGTGAGAGTGATCGACCCCGCTTCGATTTCGATCTCGATCCGGTATTCGCTCCCCTCATTCAACCAGCGAGTAACTGTTCCCGTGACCGTATTTTCCGTTCGGTCACCGTTGGCAATGTAGGGGGCTTCGATTTCTACCCGCGATGGATGAATACAGACCGTCACCGTCGACGTATGGATATCTGACGCGGTCGTTCGGCACTGGATATCACCGAGCCGAACCGTTGCTCCGTCTGTTGTTTGGTTGATCACCGTCCCATCAAAGAGGTTCTCGTTCCCGGTAAAACGGGCGACAAATCGGTTCGTCGGTCGAGTGAGCACCGTCGACGGCGAGCCTACTTGTTCGAGGTCACCATCCCGAACGATAGCGATTCGATCACCGAGTGCCGTTGCCGTCCGCTGGTCATGCGTGACGTAGAGAATCGGAATTTCGAGCGATTCGAACAGACTGTGCAGTTCATCTCGAAGCCGTTTCCGAATCGGCGCGTCGAGACTCGACAACGGCTCGTCGAGGAGTAGCACGTCCGGGTCAGTCGCCAACGTTCGTGCGAGTGCCACTCGTTGTCGTTCTCCACCGGAGAGGGTCGGAGGCTTTCTATTGAGCACGTCCTCTAATTCGAGAAGCGTCGCGAGTTCGTCGACGCAATGGCTGGCTGTGGCCGCGTACTCGATGTTTTTCCGGGCGGTCATGTGTGGGAAGAGCGCCCCCTCCTGGAAGACCATCCCCACGTGTCGATCTTCGGGCGGTAAGCCCACCAGTTCTCGCCCATCCAGTTGAATCGATCCCGAATCGGGACCGGTGATCCCGGCGATTAGCGAGAGGAACGTCGTCTTTCCACTGCCAGACGGTCCCAAGACGGCGAGTACTTCTTCCTCGACCGTCAGGTTCACCGGGCCGAAGTCGAACTGGCCGTAGACTTTGTGAAGTCGAGAGAGTTCGAGTGTCATTCCCATGGATTCGAGGCAACGGTATTGAGAATCAACAGGGCCGCGGCAGCGATCAATACTAACAGTATCGCCACCGGATAGGCGTTATCCAGGCCGAGTTCGATAAACGCCACCCAGATCTGAACCGGCATCGTCCGTGGATAGTACGCCAGCATCATCGTCGCGCCGAACTCACCGATCGCTCGTGCGAAGGCAAGCGTTATGCCAGCAAGAATCCCTGGACCAGCAAGTGGCAGCGTTACATTACGGGCGGTCGTCCATCGACTCTTCCCGAGCGAGCGAGAGGCGTATTCGAGCGTCTGATCGACGCTCTCGAACGCCGCTTTCGCGGTGACGACCACGAACGGCGACGCCACGAATGTCTGGGCCAGTACAACTCCAGCGAGCGACCGTGTGAGTGGAAACCCGGCAGCAACCGCGGCTTCACCGAGCGGCGAGCTGGGGCCGAAGACAGTGAGCAACACGATTCCGCCGACCGTCGGGGGGAGCACCAACGGGAGGACCACGACTGCGAGAACTACCTTCGTTACAGCCCCGTCGGTGCGTGCGAGCCAGTACGCGAGTGGCAAGCCGAACAGGGTGGCGATGACTGTGCTAATCGACGCCGACAGGAGCGACGTCCTCGCCGAATCCACGACGGTCGGATTGTTCATCCGAGCAAGAATCTCTCCGGCCGGTACCGAGAGAAACAGCGACACTAGGGGCACCACGTAATACAGGAGTAGCACGCCCCCGAGGACGAGCGCAACGCTGAGCCAGTCGAACCCGAACGTCCCCGTTCCCGATCGATTCGAGTGTGAACCTGTCGCCATTCAAACCAGGACAGTGATGTCCGAGACCGTCGACGATAATGCTTGGTTGGATCCGCCGAGCCGGGATTGATTTTCGCTGGATTGGTCGGTTGCCTGTCTGACACGCTGGGGTACGTCACCCGTATAGGAAGGGAATTGATCGCGCAGGAGGAATCCGTGCTCTTCGAGATAACTCCCGGTCGTATGGATGTCGAACACGGAAACGGCAGCGTCGCTCATGTGCCGAATGGTCGAGCCGTAACTGATGAGCCCGCCCTGGATTTCCTGGCCGCTCGGCAGTGTGTACGAGGTTGTTGAGTACCAATCCTCGGCATACTGTGGATTACTCAGATCGATCTGGTCCGGCAACTCGATGTACTCGTAATCGCGTTCGACAGCCATGTTGCGGTAGGCGATTGCGGCGTCGATGGAACCAGTCTCGAATTGACTGATCAACGATGTTTCGGGATAGATCTGATCTTGTTGGAGGATCTGTTCTCTGAGACTCGATGTATCCTCGTAGTAGCGTGAGGCGAGTTTGAGCATGAAGAGTGTACGATATCCAAGCGGGTCTTGATCGGGGTCGGTTCGCCCGATGTTCACGTTCCCGTTGACCATTGGTTCGTACCAACTCTCGGTTCCGGCGTTGGCCAGGCGCGCCCCACCATCTGTATCTGGATTATACGCGATGACGACTGAGTTGCTGGTAAACACGGAATGCCACGACGGTGAGAGTGGCTCTTCAAAGAGCGCCACGTCGGCGACTGAGACGATATCGGGATCGCGTTGCCCTTCATCGATCATCCGAGCGACGGTTGCAGAGCCGTGTGCCTCAATTTCAACCGGGACATCCACAGCAGGCTTGAGTCCGTTAGCTAGTGCGTTCTGGAGGCTGCCAGCTGCGAGGATGGCAACCGTCGTCGATCGGCTACTATCTCGACTGCTTCCACTTGTACAGCCCGCAATACCAGCGACGGCCGCCGTGCCAGCAGTCAGAAGAAACCGTCGTCGCGCAGTAAGAGATCCATCAGTCATCCATACGAGATAGAGAAACATTTGAGAGAAAAGCTTATCTCAAACACATTTATTTGACTCTATATGGCCTCTGCAGAATCGACGATATTGACTGAGCGGCAGGTGGAAGTGCTCGAACTCCGAGAGCAAGGGCAGACACAGCAGGAAGTTGCGGACCAACTGGGGACAACTGACTCGAATATCAGTGCTATCGAACGAGCGGCAGAACAGAACATCGAAAAGGCTCGTCGAACATTAGAACTCGTCCGGACGATTCGGTCGCCGATCCAGTTTTCCGTCTCTCCGGGGACAAGTTTCGATAAGTTGGTTGCCAGCGTCTATTCACACGCAGACGAAGCTGGCATCACAATCGCATATTGTCGCCCGGAACTCTATACACATCTTTATGGGGTTCTCGAAGAGCGGACGAGCCAGAACGAACTGAAGACAACTATTGATGTCGGCATTACCAACGAAGGTGAGGTGAGAGTCTTCATCGAAGACTTCTGAATCTGGTTTTGGGTCGTGCTTCTAGGCGGATTTTCTTTCGAGGTATCACTCGGTACTCGCACGGTGAGTGGCCCGTGTACGGCCCGGCGCTACTGTACGATCCGAACTTCACTCGCTTGGCTGGAATCGGACATACGCGTCGTGTCGGCGACTTGGCTTGATACAGACGAACACGACCCGATGGATCAGTTCATTTGCTTGCTTCCGTTGGCCTAGTTCATCGGCGAGTTCTCGAGTGGGAGGACCTTCCGCCGACTTCCGCTGTTGGATGTCCCACCTGTTGACGCGTCGGGTTCCAAAGCGGATCACGGTGGAAACGGGCTGTGACTATCGTCAGCAGTGGTAATGGAGCACTTTATTTAATTATTAATAATGTTCACACTCAATAGCAATTGGCCTGAGCTCGAAAGGAGACAAAGGTCTGAGCGCTCCTTGGCTTTGATTGTCGCACACCAACTGTATATTGAAGTATCTTCCCGTTGATTCATATACGATGACAGCAAACAATCAGGAAGTTATTGAGGTACTTCAGAGTGCATACATGGAGGAACTGGAGACGGTGATAAACTATCGAACTAACTCGATCGTTCTTGAGGGTGTTCGCGCTCAAGAAATCAAAGAGAGTCTCGAAGAGGATATTCAAGAAGAACTCGGCCACGCGGAATTATTGGGTCAGCGGCTCAAGCAGCTAGACGCTCGACCGCCCGGTTCCGCGTCGTTTACTGCAAAACAGGAAAGTCTTCAACCCCCCGAAGATTCGAC
This window encodes:
- the gcvT gene encoding glycine cleavage system aminomethyltransferase GcvT, with protein sequence MGLRKPPLRETHAAAGASFTEFGGWEMPVEFDSIRTEHAAVRESAGLFDVSHMGEIEVAGPDAPVLMNRLTTNDVGELDPGDTQYACITDEEGIIVDDTVVFRFPDDGADPRYLFVPNAGHDAEMYDRWVEHRDEWNLDASVRNTTEEWAMLALQGPDAPDLAAAATDGSTRDVDRFGAAFLDVAGVRSFVSRTGYTGEDGFEFLCPWDEAETVWEAFDCQPCGLGARDTLRLEMGFLLSGQDFDPEEEPRTPYEAGVGWTVDLDTEFVGRDALERVDREGADERFRGVKLLERGVPRHGYEVVDADGDHLGHLTSGTMSPTLGEPIGLGYLSTDEAPPGTRVRVLVRGEPKQANVVSPPFLDR
- a CDS encoding ferritin-like domain-containing protein encodes the protein MTANNQEVIEVLQSAYMEELETVINYRTNSIVLEGVRAQEIKESLEEDIQEELGHAELLGQRLKQLDARPPGSASFTAKQESLQPPEDSTDVLAVIRGVLDAETDAIETYRRLVDLARDVDDPVTEDLAVKILADEEAHRTEFRGFEKEYSED
- a CDS encoding Tfx family DNA-binding protein, with the protein product MASAESTILTERQVEVLELREQGQTQQEVADQLGTTDSNISAIERAAEQNIEKARRTLELVRTIRSPIQFSVSPGTSFDKLVASVYSHADEAGITIAYCRPELYTHLYGVLEERTSQNELKTTIDVGITNEGEVRVFIEDF
- a CDS encoding DUF63 family protein, whose protein sequence is MATVAERLGVEPARLWLGSVLTLLGALIAGSLAFPRAVYDGFVWHYFWGPVQADANAAVCAVREGGATRYLYDASACRAAAEPVAYPGYTLVSEVGYVVILLIALSGLVFLLRRLAVGSDRDLFFALIPFVFFGGALRVVEDATDTAGAESLVTYPLNTLIISPIIYFTVFAVTLFALLGSVALARRDVVERYTRPLAAAGVAVLAATLAFLLWSAVAPEGPGTFHPQVLVVTLAGATAAAGGTWWLIERYAPDVNAGTGRLGLVVIWGHAIDGVANVVGLDWMVALGAGPNLVPKHPINRAIVDITASTLPASVLAITGDTWPFLVVKLVAATLVVWLFDAEIFEESPQYTILLLIAILAVGLGPGTRDMLRATFGV
- a CDS encoding cob(I)yrinic acid a,c-diamide adenosyltransferase, producing the protein MKIYTGRGDEGMTDLRDMSRVSKTSPRIEAYGTVDEANALIGTTRPTGYDDVDDRLERVQNHLHVVQADFANPDPDDDDPVVREAHVDELEDWIDEADAELEPLESFVLPTGSEAGAALHHARTVVRRAERRAVDLAGTDPVNAEAIAYLNRLSDALFTFARLVNRRDGVREDRPTY
- a CDS encoding ABC transporter permease — translated: MATGSHSNRSGTGTFGFDWLSVALVLGGVLLLYYVVPLVSLFLSVPAGEILARMNNPTVVDSARTSLLSASISTVIATLFGLPLAYWLARTDGAVTKVVLAVVVLPLVLPPTVGGIVLLTVFGPSSPLGEAAVAAGFPLTRSLAGVVLAQTFVASPFVVVTAKAAFESVDQTLEYASRSLGKSRWTTARNVTLPLAGPGILAGITLAFARAIGEFGATMMLAYYPRTMPVQIWVAFIELGLDNAYPVAILLVLIAAAALLILNTVASNPWE
- a CDS encoding extracellular solute-binding protein; translated protein: MTDGSLTARRRFLLTAGTAAVAGIAGCTSGSSRDSSRSTTVAILAAGSLQNALANGLKPAVDVPVEIEAHGSATVARMIDEGQRDPDIVSVADVALFEEPLSPSWHSVFTSNSVVIAYNPDTDGGARLANAGTESWYEPMVNGNVNIGRTDPDQDPLGYRTLFMLKLASRYYEDTSSLREQILQQDQIYPETSLISQFETGSIDAAIAYRNMAVERDYEYIELPDQIDLSNPQYAEDWYSTTSYTLPSGQEIQGGLISYGSTIRHMSDAAVSVFDIHTTGSYLEEHGFLLRDQFPSYTGDVPQRVRQATDQSSENQSRLGGSNQALSSTVSDITVLV
- a CDS encoding DUF4013 domain-containing protein, whose translation is MAIDLERLVRYPMAGDDWAKTLLVGGLLTALSVLIVPAILLYGYLLRVLRDGMVEGTAPPAFDDWWTLLRDGVVAVLLVLVYQFVPLLVAALTVGGAVLALLTGSEIGVGVGLFGLLAGLALSAVLALAFGYVTPIGIANYAREGTVGAAFDVAVLRAVALDGAYAVPWLYGVALLLAASVVAGLLGFVPVVGVFVGFYAQVAAAWVWGKGFADAMGPDESVADFERGADSTSTT
- a CDS encoding glutaredoxin family protein; amino-acid sequence: MSITLYALDGCPHCETVHDALTATDVEYETVWVEALHSDRNEVKRISGQRAVPVLVDDDHGVTMAESDNILQYVERTLA
- a CDS encoding CBS domain-containing protein, which encodes MTDTLVTDAMTTPMLTLDAETSVDEAARGMLEAGVKSLVVVGDACRPEGIFTSTDALQVVADGRAADEATVEEYMTTTVETAGPDDPLSAVARRMVETNISHLPVTDADGNGVGILTTTDLTEALSATGQSAGSG
- a CDS encoding ABC transporter ATP-binding protein; translation: MTLELSRLHKVYGQFDFGPVNLTVEEEVLAVLGPSGSGKTTFLSLIAGITGPDSGSIQLDGRELVGLPPEDRHVGMVFQEGALFPHMTARKNIEYAATASHCVDELATLLELEDVLNRKPPTLSGGERQRVALARTLATDPDVLLLDEPLSSLDAPIRKRLRDELHSLFESLEIPILYVTHDQRTATALGDRIAIVRDGDLEQVGSPSTVLTRPTNRFVARFTGNENLFDGTVINQTTDGATVRLGDIQCRTTASDIHTSTVTVCIHPSRVEIEAPYIANGDRTENTVTGTVTRWLNEGSEYRIEIEIEAGSITLTANVRPPTFERLALENGSEVQVVIPQDSIHLIPGRE
- the gcvH gene encoding glycine cleavage system protein GcvH is translated as MSFNVPADRRYLESHEWTTTDGDSVRIGITDFAQDELGDVVFVELPAVGDEVTADEEFGVVESIKAVSDLLSPVSGTVTDVNEELFDAPERLNQDPYGDGWMLEVEPSSDEEFDDLLTAEEYREQIE